Proteins from a genomic interval of Onychostoma macrolepis isolate SWU-2019 chromosome 17, ASM1243209v1, whole genome shotgun sequence:
- the si:ch211-248a14.8 gene encoding uncharacterized protein si:ch211-248a14.8 yields the protein MATFFVLMAEMKITLGKNNGSFTSVLQTLMPNIGGCQEVKINNNIPLHRSWGGWTASMDPWQNLVSRCSAWWQMHTPHALRACVYEVCKPLVPLLLCIAALVAVIVYALADNLHSFVSRIFIPQYHYPYVVPLAFIQVFLNLLALLALHGVGLIHLKPFSLRLGERLFVPAVCGSVQCILSIWAEACSHSGLYPLIARFLPMVSLSLGHLFALSMPGSIHVSSLLTVLTVASVTVTGCKGLQAIEPLEYIYSPINLVLHSLSLVWLAKVSQTERGHASTFDLYYTLTVTRTLLLGFLCVLHPDGPKALMHGNWHSLLFLGYMLGMLLLGAVQLLFVDVTALYFSALPAAMLHATRGLVLPLFSLL from the exons ATGGCAACGTTTTTTGTGTTAATGGCTGAAATGAAGATAACATTGGGCAAAAATAATG gtAGTTTTACATCCGTCCTCCAAACCCTGATGCCAAACATTGGGGGTTGCCAAGAggtcaaaattaataataatattccacTCCATCGGTCCTGGGGTGGGTGGACCGCTAGTATGGACCCCTGGCAAAATCTGGTGTCCAGATG TTCAGCATGGTGGCAGATGCATACGCCACATGCTCTGAGAGCTTGTGTGTACGAAGTGTGTAAACCTCTGGTGCCACTTCTGCTGTGCATCGCGGCCCTGGTGGCTGTGATTGTGTACGCTCTGGCAGATAATCTACACAGTTTTGTAAGCAGGATCTTCATTCCCCAGTATCACTATCCTTATGTGGTGCCACTTGCATTCATACAG GTGTTTCTAAATCTCCTGGCACTGCTAGCTTTGCACGGCGTGGGTCTGATCCACCTGAAGCCTTTTTCATTGAGGCTGGGCGAGCGTTTGTTTGTGCCAGCGGTCTGTGGGAGCGTCCAGTGCATTCTGTCCATATGGGCTGAAGCTTGTTCCCACTCTGGCCTGTACCCGCTAATTGCCCGCTTCCTCCCAATGGTCAGTCTGAGCTTGGGTCACCTGTTTGCACTGAGTATGCCAGGCTCCATCCACGTCTCCTCCCTTTTGACTGTGCTCACCGTCGCTTCAGTCACCGTCACAG GATGTAAAGGACTTCAAGCGATAGAGCCGCTGGAGTACATCTACTCTCCCATTAACCTTGTCCTCCACAGCCTCTCTCTTGTCTGGCTAGCCAAAGTCTCCCAAACGGAGCGAGGCCATGCCTCAACCTTTGACCTTTACTACACTCTGACAGTGACACGTACCCTCTTGTTAGGGTTCCTGTGTGTTTTGCACCCTGATGGACCAAAGGCACTGATGCATGGCAACTGGCACAGTCTGCTGTTTCTGGGATACATGCTCGGGATGTTACTGCTGGGTGCTGTTCAGCTTCTCTTTGTGGATGTAACGGCACTGTATTTCTCTGCTCTCCCAGCAGCCATGCTGCATGCAACCAGAGGGCTGGTTCTGCCCCTGTTCAGTCTGCTATAG